A portion of the Microbulbifer agarilyticus genome contains these proteins:
- a CDS encoding TIGR04219 family outer membrane beta-barrel protein, with protein MKFIKSTLALFAALASSAANADTVLGVDITAGAWQPTYNGEIFEFSSVDEYSKESNTFVQLALEHPFSPLPNVMLANSKIESVGESGLNKLDLSHTDATFYYEVLDNWVNLDLGLTARYFNGFYDGYTWLGNFTSSDPTFKGTVPMVYGSARFDLPFTGWSIIAQGNATQYDLDRFADLTAKVRWDFLPAGDLAIEAGYRTLTIDSSELDSLTLHVDAKGPYLGLNFHL; from the coding sequence ATGAAGTTTATAAAATCTACTTTAGCCTTATTCGCTGCTCTGGCGTCTAGCGCTGCAAATGCTGATACGGTTCTTGGCGTCGACATTACAGCTGGCGCTTGGCAACCAACTTACAATGGCGAAATATTTGAGTTTTCAAGCGTTGACGAGTATTCGAAAGAGAGCAATACGTTCGTTCAGCTGGCTCTGGAACATCCGTTCTCACCACTACCTAATGTAATGTTAGCGAACAGCAAGATTGAATCTGTTGGCGAGTCCGGCCTCAATAAGCTGGATCTCTCGCACACAGACGCAACCTTTTACTATGAAGTTCTTGATAACTGGGTAAATCTCGACCTCGGACTGACCGCTCGCTACTTTAACGGATTTTATGACGGCTATACCTGGCTGGGTAACTTCACTTCAAGCGATCCAACCTTTAAGGGCACGGTACCAATGGTATACGGTAGCGCTCGCTTCGATTTGCCATTCACCGGATGGTCGATAATTGCACAGGGGAATGCCACCCAATACGATCTCGATAGATTTGCAGACCTCACTGCAAAGGTACGCTGGGACTTCCTTCCCGCAGGTGACCTCGCCATTGAAGCGGGCTACCGCACACTGACTATCGACTCGAGCGAGCTGGATTCACTTACTCTTCATGTTGATGCAAAGGGACCATACCTGGGGCTGAACTTTCACTTGTAA
- a CDS encoding M20 family peptidase, with the protein MKKRIVGLLGAGIVLVVAIASVRAVLVYPDRQLVIKNPQPPLALNAEQAAQRLADVIRFPTITQDEAPYLEPQPFIDFHHYLEAQYPAVTAFATRHVFNEYSLVYEFPGTNPELKPILLMGHMDVVSVDEDTLSDWTHPPFAGVISDGQIWGRGAIDNKASVMALMEAMEHLLQTGALPERSIFFSFGHDEEIGGKNGAAEIARYFASRELNFEFVLDEGGAITEGLMPGFEQPIAVIGVAEKGFVNVRLVVEQPGGHSSKPPASTGAGILARAIVNLEENQFPTTLKFTNMTFDAVGHYAGFGARFGMANQWLTGPMVESAILANESSASGIRTSTAATMLKGSSKSNILPTRASAVVNFRIMPGETAESVVARVRSIIDDPRVSIEPFMASNPSAVSSTDAYGYRLIEKNIRELDPNVLVAPYLVQGGTDSKHFYGLSDAVYRFLMVRVTPETVNTFHGIDERLGVEDYANGIRFFVMLLEQSSFPDKDQRGGEATAKAH; encoded by the coding sequence ATGAAAAAGCGAATAGTTGGCCTGCTGGGGGCGGGCATTGTGCTGGTGGTGGCAATTGCCAGTGTCCGCGCGGTATTGGTGTATCCAGACCGGCAGTTAGTAATCAAAAATCCACAGCCACCGCTTGCGCTGAATGCGGAGCAAGCAGCGCAGCGTCTAGCGGATGTCATCCGCTTTCCAACCATTACCCAGGATGAAGCGCCATACCTGGAGCCGCAGCCATTTATCGATTTTCACCACTATCTGGAAGCGCAATACCCCGCGGTGACTGCGTTTGCTACACGCCATGTGTTTAACGAATACTCTCTGGTGTATGAGTTCCCCGGCACCAATCCAGAGCTGAAGCCCATTCTGTTGATGGGGCATATGGATGTGGTCTCTGTGGATGAGGACACCTTGTCCGACTGGACGCACCCGCCGTTTGCCGGCGTTATCAGCGATGGCCAGATCTGGGGCCGCGGTGCCATCGATAATAAAGCCAGTGTGATGGCATTGATGGAGGCCATGGAGCACCTGCTGCAAACCGGCGCGCTGCCCGAGCGCAGTATCTTTTTCTCCTTTGGCCACGATGAAGAAATCGGCGGTAAAAACGGCGCTGCAGAAATTGCGCGCTACTTTGCCAGTCGCGAGCTTAATTTCGAATTTGTGCTGGATGAGGGCGGTGCAATTACCGAGGGCCTGATGCCGGGCTTCGAGCAGCCGATAGCCGTCATTGGCGTTGCCGAGAAAGGCTTTGTGAATGTGCGATTGGTAGTGGAACAGCCCGGGGGCCATTCATCCAAGCCGCCCGCCAGCACCGGCGCTGGTATTCTGGCGCGCGCGATTGTGAACTTGGAAGAAAACCAATTCCCCACCACGCTCAAGTTTACCAATATGACATTTGATGCGGTTGGCCACTACGCAGGCTTTGGTGCCCGCTTTGGCATGGCAAACCAGTGGCTGACTGGCCCAATGGTTGAATCCGCGATCCTCGCTAACGAGAGCAGTGCCTCCGGCATTCGCACCTCGACCGCTGCCACCATGCTCAAAGGCAGCAGCAAGTCCAATATCCTGCCGACCCGCGCCAGTGCGGTGGTGAACTTCCGCATTATGCCCGGCGAAACAGCCGAGTCCGTCGTCGCGCGGGTGCGTTCGATCATCGACGATCCCCGAGTTTCCATTGAGCCGTTCATGGCCAGTAACCCATCGGCAGTGTCGAGCACCGATGCCTACGGCTACCGACTGATCGAAAAGAACATCCGTGAGTTGGATCCGAATGTGCTGGTAGCTCCGTATCTGGTACAAGGTGGTACCGACTCCAAACATTTCTATGGTTTGTCGGATGCGGTATACCGCTTCTTGATGGTGCGCGTTACCCCCGAAACGGTAAATACTTTCCACGGTATCGATGAGCGACTAGGCGTGGAAGATTACGCGAACGGTATTCGCTTTTTTGTCATGCTGCTTGAGCAGTCGTCTTTTCCCGATAAAGACCAGCGCGGTGGCGAAGCCACGGCAAAAGCTCACTAA
- a CDS encoding DUF885 domain-containing protein: MKKILKYTGGTLLAAIVAAGGIATHEVVAEKPFSFRVFIDRPLVSMAFDSPEMLTSLGFLESMGIKGHNARLDETDPEKTAQMFADFKQFRATLDRYEGLDENEELTRDIATYLADMIIAVEPYRYHTYPVNQLFGVQNGYPSFMEAQHRVEDLEDAQNYLSRLQAVESKFGAQLADLKVREKRGIVPPRFVIDRVLDEMRGFVETPAQENILYTALVKKLDEAEDIDAEAGVQILATAEQHIEQYVYPAYQDMIGYFSNLSDRAGNDHGYWHLPEGEEVYKLALKMFTTTDYTPDQIHELGLSEVQRIQSEILTILNGEGFDTSVGFTATMADLAARPEFYYEDTEEGRAQILEDYQKILDEIDAGIDGAFRVRPKAGMEVVRIPEFKEKTAPGAYYEQPALDGSRPGRFFANLYDIKATPKYGMRTLAYHEGIPGHHFQIAIAMELEGMPFMRRMAPFTAYIEGWALYAEQVAWELGYQDNPYDNVGRLVGELFRAVRLVVDTGIHHKRWTREQGIEYMLANTGMAESDVVSEIERYIVMPGQATSYKIGMIKILELREKAMQELGDQFDLRDFHDVVLKNGAVPLDILEKIVDRYIAETKSTV, encoded by the coding sequence GTGAAAAAAATCCTAAAGTACACCGGTGGCACTTTGCTCGCCGCCATCGTCGCAGCCGGTGGTATTGCCACGCATGAAGTGGTCGCGGAGAAACCCTTTTCCTTCCGTGTGTTTATCGATCGCCCGCTAGTGAGCATGGCATTTGACAGCCCAGAGATGCTGACCTCCCTCGGCTTTCTCGAGTCCATGGGAATCAAAGGCCACAACGCTCGCCTGGACGAAACAGATCCCGAAAAAACCGCACAGATGTTTGCCGACTTTAAACAGTTTCGCGCGACACTGGATCGCTATGAGGGACTGGACGAAAACGAAGAATTGACCCGCGACATCGCCACATATCTCGCAGATATGATCATTGCTGTGGAGCCTTATCGCTACCACACCTACCCGGTGAATCAGCTGTTCGGTGTGCAGAATGGCTATCCAAGCTTCATGGAAGCGCAGCATCGTGTGGAAGACCTTGAAGACGCACAGAACTATCTGTCACGCCTGCAGGCAGTGGAGTCGAAATTCGGTGCGCAACTGGCGGACCTCAAGGTGCGTGAAAAGCGCGGCATCGTTCCCCCGCGCTTCGTGATTGATCGCGTGCTCGATGAGATGCGCGGTTTTGTGGAAACGCCGGCGCAAGAGAATATTCTCTATACCGCACTGGTGAAAAAGCTCGATGAAGCCGAAGATATTGACGCGGAAGCCGGGGTGCAGATTCTTGCCACCGCCGAGCAGCACATCGAGCAGTATGTGTATCCCGCCTATCAGGACATGATTGGTTATTTCTCCAACCTTTCAGACCGCGCTGGCAATGACCACGGCTACTGGCACCTACCCGAGGGCGAAGAGGTCTACAAACTCGCTCTGAAAATGTTTACCACCACCGACTACACCCCGGATCAAATCCATGAACTGGGCCTGTCCGAGGTGCAGCGTATTCAATCGGAAATTCTCACCATCTTGAATGGCGAGGGTTTCGATACCTCCGTTGGCTTCACCGCGACCATGGCAGACCTCGCCGCGCGTCCAGAGTTTTATTATGAGGACACTGAGGAAGGCCGTGCGCAGATTCTGGAGGACTACCAAAAGATCCTCGACGAAATTGATGCGGGCATCGATGGTGCCTTCCGTGTGCGCCCTAAGGCGGGCATGGAAGTAGTGCGTATTCCTGAATTCAAGGAGAAGACCGCACCGGGTGCTTACTACGAACAGCCGGCACTGGATGGCAGCCGCCCCGGTCGCTTCTTTGCCAACCTGTACGATATCAAGGCCACTCCGAAATATGGCATGCGCACGCTTGCCTATCACGAGGGTATCCCTGGGCATCACTTCCAGATCGCCATCGCCATGGAGCTAGAAGGTATGCCATTCATGCGCCGCATGGCCCCGTTTACCGCCTACATCGAAGGCTGGGCCCTATATGCGGAGCAGGTTGCGTGGGAACTCGGCTATCAGGATAACCCCTACGACAACGTGGGCCGTTTAGTCGGCGAGCTGTTCCGCGCGGTGCGCCTGGTTGTCGATACCGGTATTCACCACAAGCGCTGGACCCGTGAGCAGGGCATCGAATACATGCTGGCCAATACCGGTATGGCGGAGAGCGATGTGGTCTCCGAAATCGAGCGCTATATCGTTATGCCCGGCCAGGCGACCTCGTACAAGATCGGTATGATCAAGATTCTGGAGTTGCGTGAGAAAGCCATGCAAGAACTGGGTGACCAGTTTGATCTGCGCGACTTCCACGATGTAGTGTTGAAGAATGGTGCGGTGCCGCTGGATATTCTGGAGAAGATTGTTGACCGGTATATTGCAGAAACCAAAAGCACTGTTTAG